The Streptomyces seoulensis genome contains a region encoding:
- a CDS encoding carbohydrate ABC transporter permease, translating to MSRADRPTRRTFAPYAFLAPFFLPFVLFTLLPVGYAFWQSLHKTARTGGTFGRTHSVFSGFEQYADVVREPFFADSVLRVGLFALVQIPVMLLFALVLALLLDSAVARLKRFFRLVYFVPYGIPGVVAALMWASLYDPRLSPITALLESAGIRADLLGPHLVLWSIGNVVTWTYTGYNMLILYSALQALPADIEEAARVDGASGWTTALRIKVPLIRPALVLTGVFSIIGTLQLFTEPQVFRSISTSVTSTYTPNLAAYSLTAGDDYGGAAALSVLLATVTFVLSFAFLRLTNRRQG from the coding sequence ATGTCACGCGCTGACCGGCCGACGCGCCGGACCTTCGCCCCCTACGCGTTCCTCGCCCCCTTCTTCCTCCCCTTCGTCCTGTTCACGCTGCTGCCGGTCGGCTACGCCTTCTGGCAGAGCCTGCACAAGACCGCCCGCACCGGCGGCACCTTCGGCCGCACCCACTCGGTGTTCTCCGGGTTCGAGCAGTACGCCGACGTCGTACGCGAGCCGTTCTTCGCCGACAGCGTCCTGCGGGTCGGTCTCTTCGCCCTCGTGCAGATCCCGGTGATGCTGCTGTTCGCCCTGGTCCTCGCCCTCCTGCTGGACTCGGCCGTGGCTCGCCTGAAGCGCTTCTTCCGGCTGGTGTACTTCGTGCCGTACGGCATCCCGGGCGTCGTCGCCGCGCTGATGTGGGCCTCCCTGTACGACCCGAGGCTCTCGCCGATCACCGCCCTGCTGGAGTCGGCCGGCATCCGGGCCGACCTGCTCGGCCCCCACCTGGTGCTCTGGTCCATCGGCAACGTCGTCACCTGGACCTACACCGGCTACAACATGCTCATCCTGTACTCCGCGCTGCAGGCCCTCCCCGCCGACATCGAGGAGGCGGCCCGCGTCGACGGGGCGAGCGGCTGGACCACCGCACTGCGCATCAAGGTCCCGCTGATCCGCCCGGCGCTCGTCCTCACCGGGGTGTTCTCCATCATCGGCACCCTCCAGCTCTTCACCGAGCCACAGGTGTTCCGGTCCATCTCCACCAGCGTGACCAGCACCTACACCCCCAATCTCGCCGCCTACTCCCTCACCGCCGGGGACGACTACGGCGGGGCCGCCGCACTCTCCGTACTCCTCGCCACGGTCACGTTCGTGCTGTCCTTCGCGTTCCTCCGCCTCACCAACAGGAGGCAGGGATGA
- a CDS encoding LacI family DNA-binding transcriptional regulator, translating into MRERVTMADVARAAGVSSATVSYVLSGKRAVAPETRTAVEAAIAELGFVVNTAARSLRTGRSSLVALIVPDIANPFFAQLAATLQEELRGRGLHVVVCDTRARREEERALLAEAVQQRFAGVVITPFRLLPKDLGVLTDAGIPAVVSADVPFGAVDQVAPDARAATRQALELVTAARRRRIAMIAGPRDATGGDPRLELLRALARQYGTALPRELVVRGEHTREAGAEGFAELMNRRYRPDAVFCANDVIAVGALDKARELGIDIPGEVALVGHDDAAFASLVRPQLTTVRYPAEEVGRAAARLLRERLDGRTAHRTVRVKAEFVARASV; encoded by the coding sequence GTGCGCGAGCGGGTCACCATGGCGGACGTCGCCCGTGCGGCCGGAGTCTCCTCCGCCACGGTGTCCTACGTCCTGTCCGGCAAGCGCGCCGTCGCCCCCGAGACCCGTACGGCCGTCGAGGCGGCCATCGCCGAGCTGGGGTTCGTCGTCAACACGGCCGCCCGCAGCCTGCGCACGGGTCGTTCCAGCCTGGTCGCGCTGATCGTGCCGGACATCGCCAACCCGTTCTTCGCCCAGCTCGCGGCCACCCTCCAGGAGGAGCTGCGCGGACGCGGCCTCCATGTCGTCGTCTGTGACACCCGCGCGCGCCGCGAGGAGGAACGGGCCCTGCTCGCCGAGGCGGTGCAGCAGCGCTTCGCAGGGGTGGTCATCACCCCGTTCCGGCTGCTGCCGAAGGACCTCGGCGTGCTGACCGACGCGGGCATACCGGCCGTGGTCAGCGCGGACGTGCCGTTCGGCGCCGTCGACCAGGTGGCCCCCGACGCGCGGGCCGCGACCCGGCAGGCGCTGGAGCTGGTGACCGCCGCGCGCCGCCGCCGCATAGCGATGATCGCGGGCCCTCGGGACGCCACCGGCGGCGACCCCCGCCTGGAACTGCTCCGGGCCCTCGCCCGCCAGTACGGCACCGCCCTCCCGCGCGAACTCGTGGTGCGCGGCGAGCACACGCGCGAGGCCGGCGCCGAGGGCTTCGCCGAGCTGATGAACCGCCGCTACCGGCCCGACGCGGTGTTCTGCGCGAACGACGTGATCGCGGTCGGCGCCCTGGACAAGGCCCGTGAACTGGGCATCGACATCCCCGGCGAGGTCGCGCTCGTCGGCCACGACGACGCCGCCTTCGCCTCCCTGGTCCGGCCGCAGCTCACGACGGTCCGCTACCCCGCCGAGGAGGTCGGCCGGGCCGCCGCCCGCCTGCTCCGCGAGCGGCTGGACGGCCGCACCGCCCACCGCACGGTGCGGGTGAAGGCGGAGTTCGTCGCCCGCGCCTCTGTCTGA
- a CDS encoding MarR family winged helix-turn-helix transcriptional regulator, translated as MQPERPEERPPSDLQGYAVLLRTLNSEINRIAHAFAQAHGLHATDVHALAAIMDATALDGEPMTPSGLRERLNLTSGAVTACLDRLERAGHISRVRDSADRRVVHLHYNAGARALARQYFSPLARGTEAARQRFTPEQLETVAEFLQVLNRELTAER; from the coding sequence ATGCAGCCCGAACGTCCGGAGGAACGTCCTCCCAGTGACCTCCAGGGGTACGCCGTCCTCCTGCGGACCTTGAACAGCGAGATCAACCGCATCGCCCACGCGTTTGCCCAGGCGCACGGCCTTCACGCCACGGACGTCCACGCGCTCGCCGCGATCATGGACGCCACGGCCCTGGACGGTGAGCCCATGACCCCCTCCGGCCTGCGCGAACGCCTCAACCTCACCTCGGGCGCCGTCACGGCCTGCCTGGACCGTCTCGAGCGCGCCGGTCACATCAGCCGGGTCCGGGACAGCGCCGACCGCAGGGTGGTGCACCTGCACTACAACGCCGGGGCGCGCGCACTCGCCCGCCAGTACTTCAGCCCCCTCGCCCGCGGCACCGAGGCGGCCCGGCAGCGTTTCACCCCCGAACAGCTCGAGACCGTCGCCGAGTTCCTCCAGGTCCTCAACCGCGAACTCACCGCGGAACGCTGA
- a CDS encoding carbohydrate ABC transporter permease produces MSLLTRTEGAHATRGVRTGRASTGAAVAFMTLAACYMLLPVYWLLVSATKSQGDLVDTPGLRPAHWHFGANLAALFRQQDGVFARWLLNSLLYAGAGAAVATALAAAAGYALAKYRFRGRELLFSVILGGVLVPATALALPLFLMFAEVDATNTFWSVFLPSVVSPFGVYLSRVFAAASVPDEVIEAARMDGAGELRIFTGIGLRMMSPALVTVFLFQFVVIWNNFLLPLVMLQDDDLYPVTLGLYTWQTQTSRLPVLQTLTIVGALVSVVPIVLTFLLLQRYWRAGLSAGAVK; encoded by the coding sequence ATGAGCCTGCTCACCCGTACCGAAGGCGCCCACGCGACCCGCGGGGTCCGCACGGGCCGCGCGTCCACGGGCGCCGCCGTCGCCTTCATGACCCTGGCCGCCTGCTACATGCTGCTCCCGGTGTACTGGCTGCTGGTCTCCGCGACCAAGAGCCAGGGCGACCTGGTCGACACCCCCGGACTGCGGCCCGCCCACTGGCACTTCGGTGCCAACCTGGCCGCGCTCTTCCGGCAGCAGGACGGCGTCTTCGCGCGCTGGCTGCTCAACAGCCTTCTCTACGCCGGTGCGGGCGCCGCCGTCGCCACCGCGCTGGCGGCGGCCGCCGGGTACGCGCTGGCCAAGTACCGCTTCAGAGGACGGGAGTTGCTGTTCTCCGTGATCCTCGGCGGTGTCCTCGTACCCGCGACCGCCCTCGCGCTGCCGCTGTTCCTGATGTTCGCCGAGGTGGACGCCACCAACACGTTCTGGTCGGTGTTCCTGCCGAGCGTCGTCAGCCCCTTCGGCGTCTATCTGTCCCGTGTCTTCGCCGCCGCGTCCGTACCGGACGAGGTGATCGAGGCCGCCCGGATGGACGGCGCCGGGGAGCTGCGCATCTTCACCGGCATCGGGCTGCGCATGATGTCACCGGCGCTGGTGACCGTGTTCCTGTTCCAGTTCGTCGTCATCTGGAACAACTTCCTGCTGCCCCTGGTCATGCTCCAGGACGACGACCTCTATCCCGTCACCCTCGGCCTGTACACCTGGCAGACGCAGACCAGCCGCCTGCCCGTCCTGCAGACCCTCACCATCGTGGGAGCCCTGGTCTCCGTCGTGCCCATCGTGCTCACCTTCCTCCTCCTCCAGCGCTACTGGCGCGCCGGACTCTCCGCCGGGGCGGTGAAGTGA
- a CDS encoding MMPL family transporter — translation MNPVRRPVRWLVPLVLVLVWLGLGGAFGSYAGKLGEVSTNDQTAFLPRSAESTKAVALQKTFDRRETLPAVVVWTGEDGGRITPAQREAATRALASLAGTEGVVGRPSPALPSKDGSALEGVVPLSPELGKRVTEVVQRVEREAAGVDGTRAQVAGPAATQADLTDAFGGIDGILLGVALAAVLVILLLVYRSVLLPFVVILSSVFALGIACAIVYVLADHGVVRVDGQVQGILSILVIGAATDYALLLTARFREELARGAQRAEAAWGALRGSFGAITASAATVALGLLALLLSDLTNNRALGPVGAIGIGCAVLATLTFLPAVLALLGHAAFWPAKPRPADAATGGHGIWRRVAHLVDGSPRKVWVATCVVLVVGAAFFPALKSKGVPLDELFVNDAPSVSAQQTLGKHFPGGSGQPVVVIADADRRAEVTAAAGKTPGVASAAALSATGKPGGAPRVVDGRVRIDATLTDAPDSDAAKETVQRLRDRLHTLDPGSLVGGYTAQQYDTQRTAEHDRNLIVPVVLLIILVILVALLRCLLLPVLLVATVALNYLATLGIAGLVFRHGFGFSGTDASVPLYGFVFLVALGVDYNIFLMSRVREETVRHGTREGILRGLIATGGVITSAGVVLAATFAALIVIPLAFLVQIAFIVAFGVLVDTLVVRSLLVPALVRDIGPAVWWPSRLAREERSAQEPEFSETTAEQRQ, via the coding sequence ATGAATCCCGTACGCCGACCGGTCCGCTGGCTGGTCCCCCTCGTCCTCGTACTCGTCTGGCTCGGCCTGGGCGGAGCCTTCGGCTCCTACGCGGGCAAGCTCGGCGAGGTCTCGACCAACGACCAGACCGCGTTCCTGCCGCGCAGCGCGGAGTCCACGAAGGCCGTCGCCCTGCAGAAGACGTTCGACCGGCGGGAGACCCTGCCGGCCGTGGTGGTCTGGACGGGCGAGGACGGCGGCCGGATCACCCCGGCCCAGCGTGAGGCCGCCACCCGGGCGCTGGCATCGCTCGCCGGCACCGAGGGCGTGGTGGGCAGGCCCTCCCCCGCCCTCCCGTCCAAGGACGGCTCCGCGCTGGAGGGCGTCGTCCCGCTCAGCCCCGAGCTGGGCAAACGCGTCACCGAGGTGGTGCAGCGGGTCGAACGGGAAGCGGCGGGCGTCGACGGCACGCGCGCCCAGGTCGCCGGGCCCGCCGCCACACAGGCCGACCTGACGGACGCGTTCGGCGGCATCGACGGCATCCTGCTGGGCGTGGCGCTGGCGGCGGTGCTGGTCATCCTGCTGCTGGTGTACCGCAGTGTGCTGCTGCCGTTCGTCGTCATCCTCAGCTCGGTGTTCGCGCTCGGCATCGCCTGCGCCATCGTCTACGTCCTCGCCGACCACGGGGTCGTACGGGTGGACGGGCAGGTGCAGGGCATCCTGTCGATCCTGGTGATCGGCGCGGCCACCGACTACGCCCTGCTGCTGACGGCCCGGTTCCGCGAGGAGCTGGCGCGCGGTGCCCAGCGGGCGGAGGCCGCCTGGGGCGCGCTGCGCGGTTCGTTCGGCGCGATCACCGCCAGCGCGGCCACCGTGGCGCTGGGCCTGCTCGCCCTGCTGCTCAGCGATCTGACGAACAACCGCGCGCTGGGCCCGGTGGGCGCGATCGGCATCGGGTGCGCGGTGCTGGCGACGCTCACCTTCCTGCCGGCGGTGCTCGCCCTGCTGGGCCACGCCGCGTTCTGGCCGGCCAAGCCCCGCCCGGCCGACGCGGCGACGGGCGGCCACGGCATCTGGCGCCGGGTGGCGCACCTGGTCGACGGCAGCCCCCGGAAGGTGTGGGTGGCGACCTGTGTCGTGCTCGTCGTGGGGGCGGCCTTCTTCCCTGCGCTCAAGTCCAAGGGTGTCCCGCTGGACGAGCTCTTCGTCAACGACGCCCCGTCCGTCTCCGCGCAGCAGACGCTCGGGAAGCACTTCCCCGGCGGCTCCGGGCAGCCCGTGGTCGTCATCGCGGACGCGGACCGGCGTGCCGAGGTGACCGCGGCCGCGGGGAAGACGCCCGGCGTCGCCTCGGCGGCGGCGCTGAGCGCGACCGGCAAGCCCGGAGGTGCGCCTCGAGTGGTGGACGGCCGGGTGCGGATCGACGCCACCCTGACCGACGCCCCCGACAGCGACGCGGCCAAGGAGACCGTGCAACGGCTGCGCGACCGGCTGCACACGCTCGATCCCGGCTCGCTGGTGGGCGGCTACACCGCTCAGCAGTACGACACCCAGCGCACCGCCGAGCACGACCGGAACCTGATCGTCCCGGTGGTCCTGCTGATCATCCTGGTGATCCTCGTCGCGCTGCTGCGCTGCCTGCTGCTGCCGGTGCTGCTGGTGGCGACGGTCGCGCTCAACTACCTGGCCACGCTGGGCATCGCGGGCCTGGTCTTCCGGCACGGGTTCGGCTTCTCCGGCACGGACGCGTCGGTACCGCTGTACGGGTTCGTGTTCCTGGTCGCGCTCGGGGTGGACTACAACATCTTCCTGATGTCCCGCGTCCGCGAGGAGACGGTGCGCCACGGCACGCGGGAGGGCATCCTGCGCGGCCTGATCGCGACGGGCGGCGTCATCACCTCGGCCGGCGTCGTCCTCGCGGCGACCTTCGCCGCGCTGATCGTGATCCCCCTGGCGTTCCTCGTCCAGATCGCCTTCATCGTCGCCTTCGGCGTCCTGGTGGACACGCTCGTCGTCCGCTCCCTCCTGGTCCCGGCCCTGGTCCGCGACATCGGCCCGGCGGTGTGGTGGCCCAGCCGACTGGCCCGCGAGGAACGCTCCGCCCAGGAGCCGGAGTTCAGCGAGACCACCGCGGAACAGAGGCAGTAG
- a CDS encoding alpha-galactosidase has product MTQPVEYDESSGTVVLRTEATCYVLRADRSRGAVLHVHWGAHLPLEDAVALPVGTGHDNSFAGRLDGVEEYPVEGGARFGVPALEVRFADGSSPVEPEIVSVRVAGPGHVVVALRDRVRPLAWETHYRVPPGGDVVERWTEFEHTGDTGPLLLLRHAAAHWPLPRRQSWRMSAVHGGWADENRLARTGVAVGETTLTSRRGHSSHQANPWVALDTGTADEEHGEVWAIVLAVSGSWRLTVQRTAAGEAGVVAGEGHEGAEVALAPGRRHVTPASVALHTTGGFGAVSRAFHTYIRRHVLPHPEELRPVLYNSWEATGFETSEEGQLRLARKAAGLGVELFVVDDGWFSTRDGDRSGLGDWTPHPVRFPRGLRPLADEVHRLGMAFGLWVEPEMTNADSDLYRRHPEYALHLPDRTATELRHQLVLDFSRREVTEWAYDWLHRLVGENTVDFLKWDFNRSFTEAGVRGGGPDARRVHIEHARGVHRVLDRLRAAFPRLRVESCAGGGGRTDLGMLARTDQVWASDNTDAVQRLAIQHGFSQIHPARVMSAWVTDSPNPLTGRTVPLRFRFHSAMAGVLGIGGDLDRWTPAELAEAARLVEVYKDIRPLVQHGHQYRLLAPGDGALTAVQYVDPGADRTAVLLWRPSASFGPAHPPLRLRGLDPGARYRDEDTAAEWSAATLAGFGLSVPGLTVPGLSVPGLPDGDCASALVRLRRVA; this is encoded by the coding sequence ATGACGCAGCCCGTGGAGTACGACGAGTCCAGCGGCACCGTCGTGCTGCGCACCGAGGCCACGTGCTACGTCCTGCGGGCCGACCGCTCGCGGGGTGCCGTGCTCCACGTCCACTGGGGTGCGCACCTGCCACTCGAGGACGCGGTGGCGCTGCCCGTCGGGACCGGGCACGACAACAGCTTCGCCGGGCGCCTCGACGGGGTGGAGGAGTACCCCGTCGAGGGCGGCGCCCGGTTCGGGGTGCCCGCGCTGGAGGTCCGGTTCGCCGACGGGAGCAGTCCCGTCGAACCCGAGATCGTGAGCGTCCGGGTCGCCGGGCCGGGGCATGTGGTGGTCGCGCTGCGGGACCGGGTGCGGCCGCTGGCATGGGAGACGCACTACCGGGTGCCGCCCGGCGGCGACGTCGTCGAACGCTGGACGGAGTTCGAGCACACCGGCGACACCGGCCCGCTGCTTCTCCTGCGCCACGCCGCCGCTCACTGGCCGCTGCCCCGGCGGCAGAGCTGGCGGATGTCGGCCGTGCACGGCGGCTGGGCCGACGAGAACCGGCTCGCCCGTACCGGGGTGGCCGTGGGCGAGACCACGCTGACCAGCAGACGCGGCCACAGCAGCCATCAGGCGAACCCCTGGGTCGCGCTGGACACCGGTACGGCCGACGAGGAGCACGGCGAGGTCTGGGCCATCGTGCTGGCCGTCAGCGGCAGTTGGCGCCTCACCGTGCAGCGCACGGCGGCCGGAGAGGCGGGTGTCGTCGCGGGGGAGGGGCACGAGGGAGCCGAGGTCGCCCTGGCCCCCGGCCGGCGGCACGTCACACCGGCCAGCGTGGCGCTGCACACCACCGGTGGCTTCGGGGCCGTCAGCCGCGCCTTCCACACCTACATCCGCCGCCACGTCCTGCCGCACCCGGAGGAACTCCGGCCCGTCCTCTACAACTCGTGGGAGGCGACCGGGTTCGAGACCTCCGAGGAGGGCCAACTGCGGCTGGCCCGGAAGGCGGCCGGCCTCGGTGTGGAGTTGTTCGTCGTCGACGACGGCTGGTTCAGCACCCGCGACGGCGACCGCTCCGGCCTCGGTGACTGGACCCCGCACCCGGTGCGCTTCCCGCGCGGACTGCGCCCCCTGGCCGACGAGGTGCACCGGCTGGGCATGGCCTTCGGGCTCTGGGTGGAACCCGAGATGACCAACGCCGACAGCGACTTGTACCGCCGGCACCCCGAGTACGCGCTCCACCTGCCCGACCGCACCGCCACCGAACTGCGCCACCAGCTCGTGCTGGACTTCTCCCGCCGGGAGGTGACCGAGTGGGCGTACGACTGGCTGCACCGGCTCGTCGGCGAGAACACGGTGGACTTCCTCAAATGGGACTTCAACCGTTCCTTCACCGAAGCGGGTGTGCGGGGTGGAGGGCCCGACGCGCGGCGGGTCCACATCGAGCACGCGCGCGGGGTGCACCGGGTGCTCGACCGGCTGCGCGCCGCGTTCCCGCGGCTGCGGGTCGAGTCCTGCGCGGGCGGCGGCGGCCGGACCGACCTCGGCATGCTCGCCCGCACCGACCAGGTGTGGGCCTCCGACAACACCGACGCCGTGCAACGGCTGGCCATCCAGCACGGCTTCAGCCAGATCCACCCGGCCCGCGTCATGTCGGCCTGGGTCACCGACAGCCCCAATCCGCTGACCGGACGCACGGTGCCGCTGCGCTTCCGCTTCCACTCGGCCATGGCGGGCGTCCTGGGCATCGGCGGCGACCTGGACCGCTGGACACCGGCCGAACTCGCCGAGGCGGCCCGGCTGGTCGAGGTCTACAAGGACATCCGCCCGCTGGTGCAGCACGGACACCAGTACCGGCTGCTCGCGCCGGGCGACGGCGCCCTGACCGCCGTCCAGTACGTCGACCCCGGTGCCGACCGGACGGCTGTGCTGCTGTGGCGGCCCAGCGCCTCCTTCGGTCCGGCCCACCCTCCGCTCCGGCTGCGGGGCCTGGACCCCGGCGCCCGCTACCGCGACGAGGACACCGCTGCGGAATGGTCGGCGGCGACCCTCGCCGGTTTCGGCCTGAGCGTCCCCGGCCTGACCGTCCCCGGCCTGAGCGTCCCCGGCCTGCCGGACGGCGACTGCGCGAGCGCGCTGGTGCGCCTGCGCAGGGTGGCGTAG
- a CDS encoding ABC transporter substrate-binding protein translates to MAGCGGGGGEDDGAAGTSCKPASGKVTLQYWSWVPGMDQAVRVWNTEHPDVQVKLRTTPAGNAGTYQNLSNALKAGKAPDLGQIEYDSLASFRLKGGLKDIESCPQVAQAQDKFVDWTWSQVDFGADGKDGVWAIPQDTGPMALYYRKDVFDKLHLEAPTTWAEYEADARVLKKAGKYITHFSQTDPNWFTGLLWQNKATMFERKGDAWKVTVDRPESRQVADYWQKLIDDKLVATDLQGFSPALYKAWNSGEVVTWISAAWGYSTIRDNAASTAGKWAVAPMPQWKEGDQRAGNWGGSTTAVLSGSEHPAEAAEFALWLNTDPKAMEILNRAGGLYPAAKAGLTLPALRKPVGFYGDQKIFDVFKQASGNVDTDFTWGPTMTDTYRFLSDGTSDVTAGKGTLGDVLKRTAADSTDSLRKQSLDVTR, encoded by the coding sequence GTGGCCGGCTGTGGAGGCGGGGGCGGTGAGGACGACGGCGCGGCCGGCACCTCCTGCAAGCCCGCCTCCGGCAAGGTCACCCTCCAGTACTGGTCCTGGGTGCCCGGCATGGACCAGGCCGTACGCGTCTGGAACACCGAACACCCCGACGTACAGGTGAAGTTGCGCACCACCCCGGCCGGGAACGCGGGCACCTACCAGAACCTGTCCAACGCGCTGAAGGCGGGCAAGGCCCCCGACCTCGGGCAGATCGAGTACGACTCCCTGGCCAGCTTCCGGCTCAAGGGCGGCCTCAAGGACATCGAGTCCTGCCCCCAGGTCGCCCAGGCGCAGGACAAGTTCGTCGACTGGACCTGGTCCCAGGTCGACTTCGGTGCCGACGGCAAGGACGGCGTCTGGGCGATACCCCAGGACACCGGCCCGATGGCCCTGTACTACCGCAAGGACGTCTTCGACAAGCTCCACCTCGAGGCACCCACCACCTGGGCGGAGTACGAGGCCGACGCCCGCGTGCTCAAGAAGGCGGGCAAGTACATCACCCACTTCTCCCAGACCGACCCGAACTGGTTCACCGGCCTGCTGTGGCAGAACAAGGCCACCATGTTCGAGCGCAAGGGCGACGCCTGGAAGGTCACCGTCGACCGGCCCGAGAGCCGCCAAGTGGCCGACTACTGGCAGAAACTCATCGACGACAAGCTCGTCGCCACCGACCTCCAGGGCTTCTCGCCCGCGCTGTACAAGGCGTGGAACTCCGGCGAGGTGGTCACCTGGATCAGCGCCGCCTGGGGATACAGCACCATCCGCGACAACGCCGCGTCGACGGCTGGCAAGTGGGCGGTCGCCCCCATGCCGCAGTGGAAGGAGGGCGACCAGCGGGCCGGCAACTGGGGCGGCTCCACCACCGCAGTCCTCTCCGGCAGCGAACACCCGGCGGAGGCGGCCGAGTTCGCGCTCTGGCTGAACACCGACCCGAAGGCCATGGAGATCCTCAACCGGGCCGGCGGGCTCTACCCGGCGGCCAAGGCCGGACTGACCCTGCCCGCCCTGCGGAAGCCCGTCGGCTTTTACGGCGACCAGAAGATCTTCGACGTCTTCAAGCAGGCGTCCGGCAACGTGGACACCGACTTCACCTGGGGTCCCACGATGACCGACACCTACCGTTTCCTCAGCGACGGCACCTCGGACGTCACCGCGGGCAAGGGCACCCTCGGCGACGTGCTGAAGCGGACCGCGGCCGACAGCACCGACTCCCTGCGCAAGCAGTCCCTCGATGTCACGCGCTGA
- a CDS encoding beta-galactosidase, with protein MAHPLTALGRRLGGIAYGGDYNPEQWPREVWREDVRLMREAGVNLVTVGVFSWSRIEPRPGAYDWELLDEVLDLLHAHGIAVDLATPTAAPPPWFTRLHPDALPVTASGTRLAHGSRQVFCPSSPAYAEAADAVVTALATRYAAHPAVALWHVHNEWGNHNALCYCDTSAAAFRTWLQDRYTTLEALNSAWGTDFWSQRYGDWDEIDPPRDTTAFRNPGQELDHRRFSSDALLTRHRAETALLRRLAPGIPVTTNLMGTLEKKADGHAFAPECDLVSVDHYLTAADPEGHIDLALNADLARGMAGGNPWLLMEHSTSAVNWQPVNVAKRPGEMRRNSLTHLARGADGIMFFQWRQSTAGAEKWHSAMLPHGGTDSRVWREVRALGAELGALAEVTGTRVHGEVALLFDWPNWWALELEARPSAELRYLDVVRDWYAALWALNLTCDVVPPGADLTSYRAVVAPNLYLLSDQDAAGLDGYVRQGGHLAVGCFSGVVDPQDRVRPGGHPGALRETLGLRVDEYLPLRPGESARLDDGTLAHGWTERVEPRGCSAVRRFTDGPGGGPAAGGPAVTRHEHGRGSAWYVATRPSAHTLRELMRTLADLAGVRPVAAEGIEAVRRTGPRGSYLFLINHTADDVPVPVRGTGLLDAEVTDSGVLVPAGGVAVVREHQ; from the coding sequence ATGGCCCACCCCCTCACCGCCCTCGGCCGGCGCCTGGGCGGCATCGCCTACGGCGGCGACTACAACCCCGAACAGTGGCCCCGCGAGGTGTGGCGCGAGGACGTCCGCCTCATGCGGGAAGCGGGCGTGAACCTCGTGACCGTGGGCGTCTTCTCCTGGTCCCGCATCGAGCCCCGCCCCGGCGCGTACGACTGGGAGCTGCTGGACGAGGTGCTCGACCTGCTGCACGCCCACGGCATCGCGGTGGACCTCGCCACCCCGACCGCGGCCCCGCCGCCCTGGTTCACCAGGCTGCACCCCGACGCGCTGCCCGTCACCGCCTCCGGCACCCGCCTCGCCCACGGCAGCAGGCAGGTCTTCTGCCCCAGCAGTCCCGCCTACGCCGAGGCCGCCGACGCCGTGGTCACGGCGCTGGCGACGCGCTACGCCGCGCATCCCGCCGTCGCCCTGTGGCACGTCCACAACGAGTGGGGCAACCACAACGCCCTCTGCTACTGCGACACCAGCGCGGCCGCCTTCCGTACCTGGCTCCAGGACCGCTACACCACCCTGGAGGCCCTCAACTCCGCCTGGGGCACCGACTTCTGGAGCCAGCGCTACGGCGACTGGGACGAGATCGACCCGCCCCGCGACACCACCGCCTTCCGCAATCCGGGCCAGGAACTCGACCACCGCCGCTTCTCCTCCGACGCCCTCCTCACCCGGCACCGCGCGGAGACGGCCCTGCTCAGGCGGCTCGCCCCCGGCATCCCCGTCACCACCAACCTCATGGGCACGCTGGAGAAGAAGGCCGACGGACACGCCTTCGCGCCCGAGTGCGACCTCGTCTCCGTCGACCACTACCTCACCGCGGCCGACCCCGAGGGCCACATCGACCTCGCGCTCAACGCCGACCTCGCCCGGGGCATGGCCGGGGGGAACCCCTGGCTGCTCATGGAGCACTCCACCTCCGCCGTCAACTGGCAGCCCGTCAACGTGGCCAAGCGGCCGGGCGAGATGCGCCGCAACAGCCTCACCCACCTGGCCAGGGGCGCCGACGGCATCATGTTCTTCCAGTGGCGGCAGTCCACGGCCGGCGCCGAGAAGTGGCACTCCGCGATGCTCCCGCACGGGGGCACCGACAGCCGGGTCTGGCGCGAGGTCCGCGCCCTCGGCGCCGAACTGGGCGCCCTCGCGGAGGTCACCGGCACCCGGGTCCACGGCGAGGTCGCGCTGCTCTTCGACTGGCCCAACTGGTGGGCCCTGGAACTCGAGGCCCGCCCCTCGGCCGAGCTGCGCTACCTGGACGTGGTCCGCGACTGGTACGCCGCCCTGTGGGCGCTCAACCTCACCTGCGACGTGGTCCCGCCCGGCGCCGACCTGACGTCCTACCGCGCCGTCGTCGCCCCGAACCTCTATCTCCTCTCCGACCAGGACGCCGCCGGCCTCGACGGCTACGTCCGCCAGGGCGGCCACCTGGCGGTCGGCTGCTTCAGCGGGGTCGTGGACCCCCAGGACCGGGTGCGACCCGGCGGCCATCCCGGCGCCCTGCGCGAGACGCTGGGGCTGCGCGTCGACGAGTACCTGCCGCTCAGGCCCGGTGAATCCGCCCGGCTCGACGACGGCACCCTCGCGCACGGCTGGACCGAGCGCGTCGAGCCGCGCGGCTGTTCCGCCGTACGGCGCTTCACGGACGGGCCGGGCGGCGGCCCGGCCGCCGGAGGCCCCGCCGTCACCCGCCACGAGCACGGCCGGGGCAGCGCCTGGTACGTCGCCACACGCCCCTCGGCACACACCCTGCGCGAGCTGATGCGGACCCTCGCCGACCTGGCGGGCGTCCGTCCCGTCGCCGCCGAGGGGATCGAGGCGGTGCGCCGCACCGGCCCGCGGGGCAGCTACCTCTTCCTGATCAACCACACCGCCGACGACGTGCCGGTCCCGGTGCGGGGCACGGGCCTGCTGGACGCCGAGGTCACCGACTCCGGCGTCCTGGTCCCGGCCGGGGGAGTGGCCGTCGTACGCGAACACCAGTGA